Proteins encoded by one window of Chaetodon trifascialis isolate fChaTrf1 chromosome 15, fChaTrf1.hap1, whole genome shotgun sequence:
- the pex12 gene encoding peroxisome assembly protein 12, which produces MAEAGAHLTSTAANEQPSIFEVLAQESLMEAVKPALRHAVKVLAESNPSHFGFLWRRFDELYLLLDLLLQNHFLSNCSSSFSENFYGLKRVSGGRGLPIHLGLHRKSHWRSLLLLCLVPYLRAKLEATLARQRDEEDFSIRLAQTRRQRLYRAAVAAYPYVSSAWQAWVFFQQLLFVFGVTKTHSPLLWLARVRLARLNAQDIRDMELKTSKAGNPAEGSLVQRAWWLMSQAARGVALSLSTSLSVGVFFLQFLEWWYSSDNQSTVKTLTSLPAPPPPLHLQQEQTSRDSPPISGNQGEGTQPGSDSKNCPLCRRLRTNATVLSTSGFVFCYRCIYTYVKVNRRCPVTGYPTELQHLIKIYSPES; this is translated from the exons ATGGCGGAGGCTGGAGCCCATCTGACCTCCACCGCTGCGAATGAGCAGCCATCCATCTTTGAGGTCCTGGCACAGGAGTCTCTGATGGAGGCGGTCAAACCAGCTTTGAGACACGCCGTCAAG GTTCTGGCAGAGTCCAACCCGTCCCATTTTGGCTTCCTGTGGCGACGCTTTGATGAGCTTTACCTGCTTCtggacctcctcctccagaaCCACTTCCTGTCTAACTGCAGCTCCTCGTTCTCTGAAAACTTCTACGGACTGAAGAGAGTCTCAGGGGGGCGAGGACTCCCTATTCATCTGGGGCTGCACAGGAAGTCACACTGgcgctctcttcttcttctctgccttgtGCCGTACCTTCGGGCCAAGCTGGAGGCGACGCTGGCACggcagagagatgaggaggactTCTCCATCCGGTTGGCacagaccaggaggcagaggcTGTACCGGGCAGCTGTGGCAGCTTACCCCTACGTCAGCTCGGCGTGGCAAGCCTGGGTCTTCTTCCAgcagctgctctttgtctttggAGTCACCAAGACCCATAGTCCTCTGCTGTGGCTGGCCAGGGTCAGACTGGCACGACTTAACGCTCAAGATATCAGAGACATGGAGCTGAAGACCAGCAAAGCTGGCAACCCAGCTGAGGGGAG CCTGGTGCAGAGAGCATGGTGGTTGATGTCACAAGCAGCGAGGGGCGTGGCcttgtccctctccacctccctctctgtggGCGTCTTTTTCCTGCAGTTCCTGGAGTGGTGGTACTCCTCAGACAACCAAAGCACTGTGAAGACCCTCACCTCCCTGCCTgctcctccaccccccctccacctgcagcaggagCAGACCAGCCGGGACTCTCCACCCATCTCAGGCAATCAGGGCGAAGGAACTCAGCCCGGCTCCGACAGCAAGAACTGCCCGCTGTGCCGGAGGCTTCGCACAAACGCCACGGTGCTGTCCACCTCCGGCTTCGTCTTCTGTTACCGCTGCATCTACACATACGTGAAAGTCAACCGCCGCTGCCCGGTCACCGGCTACCCCACCGAACTGCAACACCTCATCAAGATCTACTCACCGGAGAGTTAG